The following coding sequences lie in one Xylocopa sonorina isolate GNS202 chromosome 15, iyXylSono1_principal, whole genome shotgun sequence genomic window:
- the LOC143430846 gene encoding uncharacterized protein LOC143430846, which translates to MRDDQGDVSINATTLRKLLLFWKENPTIWFTQVELTFDLGKINSDETKYKYVVTQLDQHILPYIADVLTSRYLTARGKYDEVKRHIINTFDKSSESKLRRALRSRGIGDEKPLHFLQRLKGPI; encoded by the exons ATGAG GGATGATCAAGGAGACGTTAGTATTAACGCGACGACATTACGCAAGTTACTTCTTTTTTGGAAAGAAAATCCAACCATCTGGTTTACTCAAGTAGAACTTACCTTTGATCTTGGTAAAATTAACAGCGATGAAACTAAATATAAATATGTCGTTACTCAGTTAGATcaacatattttaccttatatcGCTGATGTACTGACCTCGCGGTACCTGACAGCACGGGGAAAGTATGATGAAGTTAAAAGGCATATAATAAATACCTTTGATAAATCTTCTGAATCAAAACTTCGCCGAGCTTTACGAAGCCGTGGTATCGGTGATGAAAAGCCATTACATTTTCTTCAACGGTTAAAAGGTCCAATTTAG